Proteins from a genomic interval of Bacillota bacterium:
- a CDS encoding DHH family phosphoesterase, with amino-acid sequence MTRKNWRIRADNQLAGELARSVGVSRIVAQVLINRGIATPRDAEAFLRADSADLYNPFLMKDMEAAALRISAAIKRGEKIRVYGDYDVDGITSTALLVMALRQLGARVDWHLPHRLDEGYGLNLESVKKAVADGVSLLVTVDCGISALEEVSAASELGLDVIVTDHHEPQSQIPCALAVVDPKRPDCNYPFRALAGVGVAFKLVQAVATTLGGMFGGPELANDYLDIVALGTIADVAPLVEENRIIAKYGLQRLQSTRNQGLKALLAVSGINCGTGGPNNDSIAGSTSGNGGVNSNGGGSNSSSVGGRGLTAWHVSFALAPRINAAGRMGSPDYALELLLSEDPGRAEELARMLNAENQARQDVEMSILGEAIARVAEEGRAGDKVIVLAREGWHPGVIGIVASRVVEEYSRPAILITLEGEEGKGSGRSISCFNLHQALTMCDDLLERYGGHALAVGLGIRRENIDAFRRKINEIADGLISESDLVPEIDVDARLDLAEVSLDLVSQLEALAPFGAGNPYPLFVCDDMSVLEYRTVGSEGRHLKLKLGAGSAVHDAIAFGMGSIAANLFGFGADIGAGFTTRKVEAVFALEENVWNGRRSCQLNIKDIRPLPR; translated from the coding sequence TTGACCCGGAAGAACTGGCGCATAAGGGCTGACAACCAGCTCGCAGGCGAGCTTGCGCGAAGCGTCGGGGTTTCGAGAATAGTGGCTCAGGTCCTCATCAACAGGGGGATAGCCACGCCTCGCGATGCCGAGGCCTTTCTGCGCGCTGATTCTGCTGACCTTTACAACCCATTCCTGATGAAGGACATGGAGGCCGCGGCCCTGAGGATATCGGCGGCCATCAAACGGGGGGAGAAGATTCGCGTCTACGGTGATTACGATGTTGACGGCATAACCTCCACCGCGCTTCTCGTCATGGCCCTCCGGCAGCTTGGCGCGAGGGTGGATTGGCATCTCCCCCACCGGCTTGACGAGGGCTACGGCTTGAATCTTGAGTCCGTGAAGAAGGCGGTTGCAGATGGAGTCTCCCTCCTTGTTACAGTCGACTGTGGCATAAGCGCCCTAGAGGAGGTCAGTGCGGCATCTGAGCTTGGGCTCGATGTCATAGTCACCGACCATCATGAGCCGCAGTCTCAGATACCGTGTGCCCTGGCCGTTGTCGACCCGAAGCGCCCCGACTGCAATTACCCCTTTAGGGCGCTAGCCGGGGTTGGGGTGGCTTTCAAGCTGGTCCAGGCCGTGGCAACTACCCTGGGGGGGATGTTTGGTGGCCCTGAGCTTGCCAACGACTACCTTGATATTGTGGCCCTCGGGACCATCGCGGATGTGGCGCCCCTCGTTGAAGAGAACCGTATAATTGCGAAATACGGGCTTCAAAGGCTGCAGTCGACCCGGAATCAGGGCCTCAAGGCCCTCCTAGCCGTGTCCGGCATTAACTGCGGCACCGGCGGCCCCAACAACGACAGCATCGCCGGCAGCACCAGTGGCAATGGCGGCGTCAATAGCAATGGTGGCGGCAGCAATAGCAGTAGCGTCGGTGGACGCGGCCTCACCGCGTGGCACGTGAGCTTCGCCCTTGCGCCCCGGATCAACGCCGCGGGGCGCATGGGGAGCCCCGATTATGCCCTTGAATTGCTGCTTTCCGAGGACCCGGGGCGTGCCGAAGAGCTGGCACGCATGCTCAATGCCGAGAATCAGGCCAGGCAGGATGTGGAGATGTCCATCCTGGGTGAGGCGATCGCCCGGGTAGCAGAGGAAGGCCGCGCGGGCGACAAGGTGATCGTCCTGGCGCGCGAGGGATGGCACCCGGGCGTCATCGGGATTGTGGCCTCACGCGTTGTCGAGGAATATTCACGCCCTGCCATCCTGATTACGCTGGAAGGTGAGGAGGGCAAGGGGTCTGGGCGCAGCATATCCTGTTTCAATCTTCACCAGGCGCTCACAATGTGCGATGACCTGCTCGAGCGCTATGGGGGACATGCTCTCGCCGTCGGCCTCGGCATTCGCCGCGAGAACATCGATGCCTTCCGGAGGAAGATCAACGAAATCGCTGATGGCCTTATCAGTGAATCTGACCTGGTGCCCGAGATCGATGTCGATGCCAGGCTCGACCTCGCGGAGGTATCGCTGGACCTGGTCTCTCAGCTTGAAGCGCTTGCACCGTTTGGCGCCGGCAACCCATATCCCCTGTTTGTCTGCGATGATATGTCCGTCCTGGAGTACAGGACCGTGGGGAGCGAGGGCCGGCACCTCAAGCTCAAGCTCGGAGCCGGGAGCGCGGTACACGATGCCATAGCCTTCGGTATGGGCAGCATTGCGGCTAATCTTTTTGGATTCGGGGCCGACATTGGGGCGGGGTTCACCACCCGCAAGGTCGAGGCGGTGTTCGCCCTCGAGGAAAACGTCTGGAATGGCAGGCGATCCTGCCAGCTTAACATCAAGGACATCCGGCCCCTGCCCAGGTAG
- a CDS encoding bifunctional (p)ppGpp synthetase/guanosine-3',5'-bis(diphosphate) 3'-pyrophosphohydrolase — protein sequence MGPDVGRVIEKVRSYSPNADVDLVQRAYEFAATAHEGQYRSSGDSFIFHPLGVAEILAELEVDVSTIAAGLLHDTIEDTAVTFDDIKEGFGEEIALLVDGVTKLARLPFMSKEQQQAENLRKMFLAMAKDIRVVLIRLADRLNNMRTLKHLPEERQKKIARETLEIYAPLAHRLGMWRIKWELEDLAFRFLQPAEYYSLVEKVAQKRKEREKTIEDASELLSARLASMGIRGEIQGRAKHLYSIYEKMKVRGKAFDEIYDLTALRVVVDSIKECYEVLGVVHSIWKPIPGRFKDYIAMPKSNMYQSLHTTVIGPHGEPLEVQIRTWEMHRTAEYGIAAHWRYKDGGRADDAFEQKISWLRQLLEWQKDMRDVREFVETIKIDLFEDEVFVFTPKGDVKSLPSGSTPVDFAYDVHTDIGSRCVGAKVNGKIVPLDYQLKNGDIVEVLTSKTANGPSQDWLAFVKTSKAKNKIRQWAKQELREEIMPRGKELIEKELRKLGVDVHENMKEERLGEVAKRFGFLAGEDLLVAVGYAKLSPQQVVAKLLAAREPEVTKDKDTRDAGKEARDQRERDQLSKSSVTPLKRRVSGGQGVRVRGIDNVLVRFSRCCNPVPGDDIVGYITRGRGVSVHRADCPNAAFINRNAPERKIDVEWDFGAGSFYPVEIEIEAIDRVALFANIMNAVTEARTNISSVNARTTSDKLAIINLVIDIDDIDHMNEVISRIRRVSGVLDVHRAQPVAKGQA from the coding sequence ATGGGGCCCGATGTGGGCAGGGTGATCGAAAAGGTCAGGAGTTATAGCCCCAATGCCGATGTAGACCTCGTCCAGAGGGCCTATGAGTTCGCGGCTACCGCCCACGAGGGGCAGTACCGTAGCTCCGGGGATTCCTTCATCTTTCACCCTCTGGGCGTTGCCGAAATCCTGGCGGAGCTCGAGGTCGATGTGTCTACCATAGCCGCGGGCCTCCTTCACGATACCATAGAGGATACGGCTGTCACCTTCGATGATATCAAGGAGGGATTTGGGGAGGAGATCGCCCTCCTCGTGGACGGGGTTACGAAGCTCGCGAGGCTGCCCTTCATGTCAAAGGAGCAGCAGCAGGCCGAGAACCTGCGGAAGATGTTTCTTGCCATGGCCAAGGACATCAGGGTCGTGCTCATACGGCTGGCCGACCGCCTGAATAACATGCGGACACTGAAGCACCTCCCTGAGGAGAGGCAGAAGAAGATCGCCCGGGAAACCCTGGAGATATACGCCCCGCTCGCCCACAGGCTCGGCATGTGGCGCATAAAGTGGGAGCTCGAGGATCTTGCCTTCAGGTTCCTGCAGCCGGCCGAGTATTACAGCCTTGTCGAGAAGGTCGCCCAGAAGCGCAAGGAGCGGGAGAAGACTATAGAGGATGCCAGCGAGCTCCTGAGCGCCAGGCTCGCTTCCATGGGCATCCGGGGCGAGATACAAGGGAGGGCCAAGCACCTTTATAGCATCTATGAGAAGATGAAGGTCCGCGGTAAGGCATTCGATGAGATTTACGACTTGACCGCTCTGAGGGTCGTTGTCGACTCGATCAAGGAATGCTACGAGGTCCTCGGGGTGGTTCACAGCATATGGAAGCCAATCCCCGGCCGTTTCAAGGATTACATTGCCATGCCCAAGTCAAACATGTACCAGTCGCTGCACACCACGGTGATAGGGCCGCACGGCGAGCCGCTCGAGGTCCAGATACGCACGTGGGAGATGCACAGAACTGCCGAGTATGGTATCGCAGCGCACTGGAGGTACAAGGATGGCGGCCGTGCGGATGATGCCTTCGAGCAGAAGATATCCTGGCTCCGCCAGCTCCTCGAATGGCAGAAGGACATGAGGGATGTCCGGGAGTTTGTGGAGACCATAAAGATCGACCTGTTCGAAGATGAGGTTTTCGTCTTTACACCTAAAGGCGACGTCAAGAGCCTGCCGAGCGGGTCGACCCCGGTGGATTTCGCCTATGACGTCCACACGGACATAGGGAGCAGGTGTGTTGGCGCCAAGGTGAACGGCAAGATAGTGCCCCTCGACTACCAGCTCAAGAACGGCGACATCGTGGAGGTTTTGACCTCCAAGACCGCTAATGGCCCGAGCCAGGACTGGCTCGCCTTTGTCAAGACCTCAAAGGCCAAGAACAAAATCCGGCAATGGGCGAAACAGGAGCTGCGCGAGGAGATAATGCCGCGCGGCAAGGAACTCATCGAAAAGGAGCTTCGCAAGCTCGGCGTCGACGTGCACGAAAACATGAAGGAAGAGCGCCTGGGCGAGGTGGCGAAGCGCTTTGGCTTCCTCGCAGGCGAGGATCTCCTGGTGGCGGTTGGGTACGCCAAACTATCGCCGCAACAGGTGGTCGCAAAGCTCCTGGCAGCGCGGGAACCCGAGGTTACAAAGGACAAGGACACAAGGGACGCCGGTAAGGAGGCAAGAGATCAGCGGGAGCGGGACCAGCTGTCGAAGTCCTCCGTGACGCCCCTCAAACGCAGGGTTTCGGGGGGTCAGGGCGTCAGGGTGAGGGGAATTGATAATGTGCTTGTCCGTTTCTCCCGGTGTTGCAACCCTGTGCCGGGGGATGACATAGTAGGTTATATAACACGGGGGAGGGGGGTGTCGGTCCACCGGGCGGATTGCCCGAACGCGGCCTTTATAAACCGGAATGCCCCTGAGAGAAAGATAGACGTCGAGTGGGATTTTGGTGCGGGTTCATTCTACCCGGTCGAGATCGAGATCGAGGCGATTGACAGGGTCGCGCTCTTTGCAAATATAATGAATGCAGTGACCGAGGCCAGGACCAATATAAGCTCAGTGAATGCGAGGACG